In Ananas comosus cultivar F153 linkage group 10, ASM154086v1, whole genome shotgun sequence, the sequence TGCCAAATAAATGTATTGTAGGCTTCCCCATTGGATTCTCTGTCTCGCCCTCTTCTGGTTCTAACTTCTAACTAAAATACATTTATGCAGGTAGCTGTAGCTCTGGGAAATCTGAAATTTCCTTATGTATATCCTGACCCTGAGAGTCGCCGCTTGCGTGCTGCTCTTGCTGAAGATTCAGGCCTTGAATCTGAGTATATACTTGCTGGCTGTGGTGCAGATGAGCTAATTGACTTAATCATGAGGTTACAGTCAGAATTCTACTTTTCCacaaattttaataagttaTCCTTTAACTTAAGGAGAAAATTGGCTACAAATCCCTGCAAATTTATATCCCGGCAGAGTTGCCCTGCTGAAGTTGTAATTGTCAAATATGTCTCAATGAATTTTCGGAATATGCAAAATTGATTTGTTGAAATTGACTCTCCCCGTAAAAACCAACCATTCTACCGTTGCACAAACatcttttaatttacttttactGTCACGTTCAATCTCTGCATCTTTCTTCTATCTGCCATGTCATCTTATGTGAATTCTAATTATTAggtatttaaaaagaaaaaagatctgaagaaatatatatttctttccATGGGCATGAACTTTATAGCAACAAATCTGCATTTTCCTATCTTTGCAGGGATCCACATGCATTCAACCCTAACTTAAAGTAGCCATCAGATAggaattaattatttttcatttctatgAAGCCCCACAGATGCGTTCTTGATCCGGGCGATAAAATTGTAGATTGCCCTCCGACATTCACGATGTATGAATTTGATGCTGCAGTGAACGGTGCACTGGTCATTAAAGGTTTGAAAGTCAAACATTTTAAATCTCCTTGTTTATCTTGAAAACTAGTTTCTAATTTTTATGACCCTGTTTCTTGTTTTCAAAGCATCCCATGAATTTTGTCCTGTATTTAATACCTATTGATATTCTTTGTGCAGTTCCTAGGCTGCCAGATTTTTCCTTAAATATTCCTCAGATCGTTGAAGTAGTTGAGCAGGAAAAGCCAAAATGCATCTTCCTGACATCTCCCAATAATCCAGATGGAAGGTATGTTAACTTAATTACTTATAGATTACCTTATGTAAAGGGGTATTAGTATTATcaagtagaaaaaaaagaagcagcGATTTAATAGAATATATCATGCTACATTCTTGTATCAACATCATGAGCCTTCCCTCCAAATTGATCATGACATTAGTTGCTTCCAAATTCTTGCTTTTCTAtcgttctttctttttccctcctTTTGATGAGGACatacttcttttccttttattttcagCATAATAAATGATGAAGATCTCTTGAAGATCCTTGATCTTCCAATATTGGTTATACTGGATGAAGCTTACATTGAATTCTCCGCTATAAAATCGAGGATGGATTGGGTAAAGAAGCATGACAACTTGATTGTTCTCCGAACATTTAGCAAAAGAGCAGGTACGTGACTGTAAGGCCTGCTACTAGATATTCATAAGTTGAAAATTGCCGAAGTTTCTGGTATTTGCAtgaagcaaggatttaagtgtctaTCGGGATAGgctgtatcgtgccaacaagatatcagcACGATGCAGTCCTCGTACCGATGACGTAGTTCAAACTTTctgttttttaaattagtaagtaattttctcaataaaattaaaaaaatttaataaagatacataataagcaatttgaatattttgtgGCTAGGAAAATAAAGACTGTAGACACTCAATGACAGGAACAATATTCCCGTGTGTTGGTACACATGTATTTTTGTGACCAACACACATCAGCATGGTCTGGCACGCACTGTACCGTACCGTGCTGGCAAGTTTTCtacacgaccccgtgccacagtacttaaatccttggcaTGAAGCAACTTGAATTAGTTTGCGCAGAGCAATGATATACACATATAACTTCTCCAACATTTATTGTACTCAAAATATGTCTTTATTAGCTTAAAATTATGAGAATATGTAGCTTATTACTGATAATAAAATAGGTTTGGCTGGGCTTCGTGTGGGATATGGAGCTTTTCCTTTAAGCATTATTGAATATTTATGGCGAGCGAAGCAGCCATATAATGTTTCTGTAGCAGCAGAAGTTTCTGCGTGTGCCGCCTTGAAAAATTCTGCTTATTTGGAGGTACACTAACACATACCAATTCTTTTATACTTCTCTATTTTAATTCTTGATATTGTAATTGCAACTAACTATTCCCGCACGCCACCACCNCACCACCCCCCCCTCCCCTTTTTGTTGAGAAAGAGAGTGAAAAACTCACTAGTGGAAGAAAGGGAAAGGCTGTATAATCTCCTGAAGGATGTACCTTTTCTAAAGCCATATCCAAGCCACTCCAATTTCATTCTCTGCGAGGTCACATCAGGAAAAGATGCTAAGAAAATAAAGGTGATTTTTCTTGTTCAGATTACTTCTATTATGAGTATGTGGTTATATAATTAGTGTCCTTTTGACTAGAGCTGTTCTAAGAAGCATTGACAGTTTTTTCATTAGAATACCCTCAGCAGCTTCTGACTCTGGAGCTCCtcttttttatgccaaaaaaaaaacacactttTGCTTCCCACCATAGAAGAAGCTCACACACTTTTGCTTCCCACCATAGAAGAAGCTCAAGatgttttttttggggggtctaaacatgcacttagctTATTGCTGACAACTTCAGTGATGACCATATCAATTAGCTACATGGTTAGAAATATTACCTGTTATAATTAGTGCCGAAGCTCTCACAATCAACATCATTTACCGAGGGAATCAGCTGAAGCTAAAGATTAGATCTCACTTGTTGCATTTAACCTAGTATTTAGGGATTCTGCTTTATTTTAACCCTTAAGAGaagctaaaaatataattcaTTACTAAAAGCAAGACCGATGaatgttatgttttttttttcgtatggGTGGTATTTAAATCTGAAAAACTACTTCAGGAGGACCTAGCACAGATGGGTGTGATGATCCGGCACTACAACAACAAAGAACTGAGGGGCTACGTTCGCGTCTCCGTCGGCAAGCCCGAACACACCGATGCCCTAATGAAATGCCTCAATCTTCTGCAATAATAAATTGTGCGCCGACTTTATATCTCTTGCTTGCAATTTCAATGCAATAATAGTCGCCTTCAGCTTAAAAGTTCGTCAATCTCGAAACGTAGGAAGATATTGTACCAGTAATTTATCCTCTTCCAAAATGTACAAGGAATTGATTCGCATTTTCAGGGTGTTATAATTGTTTGTCACTGTGGTTATTTGTGCATTTTAATCCTCTTTTTCTTTGCATTTAATTGCAAATTATTCAAAATCATAGGTTGATTGAAATATGCAAACTAAGCTTTTCACAGTTGCTTATTGCTTCAGAAGTATGTACTGTTTGTAAATTGGCTTAAAAATGGGAAAAttattcaaatcaaaaatcaagaaattttagtaaaagcaggtttttttttttttttggttgctttCTAATTTGAATTTTGTGGATTAAAGAAAGGGTtacttattccttttttttctttgcttttactaactttttaaaagttttcaTTGCTATATGTATTTAATTTGCTCATTTCAAAAGCTATGAAtcaatacattttctttttacaaCAACAATCATCAAAAAGAATGTATAGTAGTTCCTTTTGAAGTACAACTAATACACAACAATCACTAGTAAATCAAACTAATAGAAAATACCCCTCTCCCACCAAAAGAAACATAAGAacttaaaaaaactttaacaTTCAATCTCACTCTTTTGGATCAATCTTTGAGTTTTTTCATGGGTTCTTGGCTTTTATCCTGAGCTTTCGCGCGATCTGCGCCGCTCTCGGATGCGCCCGCCTCTTGCTTTCGTCGCACTGCTCCATCTCCAACCAGTTGATCACTCTCAGTATCAGCGACTGCGGGCAGAAGCCCGACGATTTCCGGCCATCCGACGATGCTTTCGGCTTCCTCACGCCGCAATCCAACGCGGCTTCCAGGAACTCCATGAACCAGTTCCCAGCTTCATTCCGTATCTGCTTCGCCAGTCTTATCGAACCGACTAAAGTCGACGCTTGAAGTTTCTTGTCATCACATCTTGCATCTGCAGAAGCCTTCTTCTTTCCGCCAGCTTCTGCTTTCGCATCAGTTGTTTCGGCCGCGAAAGCCACTGATTTGGACAGAGCTGAAACAGCTCTTCTCTTGGATGCCGTTCTGCCATTTTGGACTATTTCTTGTAGAACTGATGAGTCATCGATTTCGTCCGATTTATCCGCTTCGATTGTCGCAGCGATCGAAGTGGCGGCTTGGATTGCCTCCATGTCGGTCGCCGCTTGAACGATCTCTTGATGGAAGGCCAGGAATTGGTCGAAGCAAGCGGCGGGAGAATCGGCTCTCGCAGCTTTGCTCAACTCCGAGAACATCCTTAAGACCAACAAAACagagaaaagattaaaattagGTACGAAATAGATGATTCTCTAAAATCTTAAGCTGTCAGTGAACGGTGTTTCATATTTTAAGTTCAAGAGTTAAACAGAACCTCGATAAGGAGGCAAAGCGACGAAGTCTTGTAGTCTAAGTGGAGTAATAAGCAGGTTTTAAAGTTTCGAGGGGCCGAAGCGAAAGATCAGCCATTGAAAAGCCTTACTTGAGAGCTCGAACCACAGTTTCGGTGGCCGACGCATCGCGAAGAGCTTGAAGAGCTACTTTTTGAGCTGCCTCTCTTTGTTGCATAGCCtcctaaaaatataaacaagcCCTTTTAGTAACTACTAACAGGTATCTTGTTTGTGATTTGAAACAAAAAGATTATTCATACTTTTCCGAGAGTGTCGAGCTTTCTCGGCAACGGCATGCGCTCGGCCGAACTTTGCTTCGAATTGGCACTGATCGAGAGCGAGTGTAACGGATTAGAAGTAAATGAACAACTTCCTTGTTCGTCGGATGAAGAAGAGGAATCTTCAACTCTCACACCGCTTCGCAATTTGGGTATCGAAGTGATAGAACAAATCGAACTCTTCTCCTATAAAACACACGAAAAAAGGATTCGAAGTGTTAAATATAGGGGAGTAAAGAGAAAAACAGAGAAAGTTTTACTTAAATGTACCCACAATAGGGAATGGACTCTTCGGTATCTTCGGATCTCTCTCCAACATACTCTTGCTTCTCGAGAACTTTGAAAGAACGCAACTTTTCCTCACCGAAGCCGAGTTCGGTTCCTTCACCGATTTCGTGCTCACAACAGGCGAAAACTGGCTGCATCTCAGCCGATCCTTCACCGGTGTCCTCTCATCGAAATCCAACGAAGTGGGCTTCACCTTCGCCGCCATAGGCGAAGAAGCAATCGTGTGCGAATTCGAGTTCGAGTTTGGGTCCGGGCCCCAGGAGCCTCTTCTCTGAACACCCGGCCTAGCTCGAACGATGGGCTCGGGGGTGCCCACTAATGGGTGCCGACCGGGAAGCGGCTTCGCGCCGACAATGACCGGGACCGGCGAGCCGGGCTCGAGGCGGTCGACGTTGATGAATTGGCCAAGCTGCATCTTGTTGCTCAGAACGAGATCGTCTTGGTCGACGGGTAAGCTCACGTAGATGGAGTGAGAAGAGTCGGAGACTTTTACATAGAAACCGTGCTTCGGCCACAGGTCCTTTTCGTCTAAGTCGGCAGGGACAATGTCGGTGACTTGTAGGAGTGCGGTCCGGTGCTCGCCGATCGGTTTGGGGTTCCCCGATTTCATGGCGCAAAGGAGTTTATGCAGTATCCCTGGAGCCAATGCCGCCATGATATGCGACGCCTATCCACACAAACAGGAAACGGAAATAGTAAGCCGAATCCCTGCTACTCATTTCGTCGAACACATCGTAGGCGATAAGTAAATTGAACTGCAAAATTGATCTGAATTGCTGggataaattaagaaaattaactaatttgatCGGGATACAATCCAAAATTGATGAAATTTATAGGAATTGAGAAAAAAGTTACCAAAATTCACTATGGCCATTAAAAGACCTGATAAGAAAAAGAACACAAATTTGCGAAAGTTTACTAATATTTGGAAAGATCTCATCTTTATGTGCAATCGAATCAACGAACGGAGAAAAACCCAGCTCAAAATTCGACTAAACTACCTCAAAATTGATGAAATAGATATAAGAAAAGGtaattaaatcaaacaaaattggCCCATGGGACGCGAAAATTTGATGAATTAATTACGCCCGTTAAAATAAATCCCAATTACAAATGAAAAATCCACCAAGAAATCCCACTACTCGAGCTGCAACATCAAATTCAcagaaaaaagggggaaaattttgaatctttGAAATGAATTCATCTTCTTCGTGTACCTGAATCACCGAATCCGTAACCCAACAAACCCAAtagaggttaaaaaaaaaacatccaacTCAAAATTTCACTAAACAAGCTTCAAGGAGCATCAATGGAGCTTCTCTATGGctcaaaattagggttttttgagagagaggaggggagatCGAAGGGAGCGTATTAGGGTTTTCGCTAAAAACTCTCCTCCACCGCACACGCGACTCCAACGGTTTAAAAGTTTCGGAAATTTGGAACGTTGGGAGGTGGCCAACGGTCGAATTTGAACTGGACTTGAAATGACGGAAATACCCTTGGACGCTTACTAATGAGAGGGAGCAATAGAGGGGGGGCTTTTTAGTCCATTTGATTTGATGATCAAGATTCAAGAGTGTTGTTGAAGTTGAAGCATATATAGCACAAGTatttattttcctcttttttaatattttgaacattttacaaatattttaatctccctttttttctttttcttttttttttttgccctttaaGGGAGCATTAGATCCTCTCAGAgttcaaattaaagtttttttttNTGTATCTGATATAAAACTATTATTCTTAACAAATGCATTACGCAGTGATTTTAATAGAATCTATCTGTCGAGTTTGACATATAGAATAGTTGGCAGATATATACATGTCGTTGTTCAAATATCGAGAAatctaagaaaaatatttaaaaaaagataaaaattgaataaatttcTAATCACGACGTCGCAGTAGAGAATAAAACTGAAGCGCACCACTTATTAAAGATAACAAGAAGAAAAATCTACTGCGACTACGATGAAAATACCACAAAATATTACCCAAATCTCAAatcaatatatgtatatatactagttctcatatgttttttttttttttttttgagagatttcTCATATGGAATTTAATCTCAcgtatctctatttttttttaatgctaaaaTACAACAAATCTTCCGtagacatttattttttttactcttctttTCTGACTAACAAAAATCTACATTTCACccattaaaatttcagaaatattttaagaaGATTACAGCGTTAATGGAGAGGGTAAAATAAGCAAATCATCCTTATTtgttctattaaaaaaataatttttaatatatttttgttatttttaaaaatagtttcggtataattattagaaataaacgaaatagtgACGGAGTCCTGACTACGAAAAGCTAAATGTATCAgcataaaattttgagagaatgaaatataaatttttaaaaattaggaagaaaaagtgaaaaaaaaaagggatatttACATAATGGTATTCTTTATTTgagccattttttttaaattttgaagagtGTACATAAATCAATTTGATACATTCTTTCTCTTGACAAACTACATTGCTCTTTttattaaagagagagagagagagaggacggagagagaaaaaagaaaaaaaactttaagTTTCTTTCTATTTCTCCTCAGTAGATTACAACTGCACTATAGTCGACGAACATTCAAAACACCAACTTCTTCAATCTTTCTGAAACCCTCGAAGCCTCCAATCCGATTCGCGAACAAACGGCCTGAAAATACATGCACCAAAAGGAATAGTTGACATACATACGAATTTTTCGAATCAATGTCGATTGATCGATCTACGCTTGTGCATTTATTTCTCttattaaagagagagagaaagagaaaaaaaaagtaaactgaaaaaaaaaaaacttttaagtcTCCTTCTATTTCTCCTCAATAGATTACAACTGCACTACAGTCGACGAACATTCAAAACACCAACTTCTTCAGTCTCTCTGAAACCCTCGAAGCCTCCAATCCGATTCGCGAACAAACGGCCTGAAAATACATGCACCGAAAGGAATAGTTAACATACATACGAATTTTTCGAATCAATATCGattgatcgatcgatcgatcgatctacGCATATTCGTGCATTTATTAGAGTTTCTTTCGCAAAACAATTCATCTTTTTCTAGTTTATCGGTTTCGTACCGCAAAATTTGAGGCAAAAGGATATTGGAGATTCGTAAAACAAATACTTTTTAGAGATAATATGGTATATACACATGAAAATATTGGTAAAATTAAGCTCttctagggaaaaaaaaaagaaaaaaaaagaaaaagagatttgGCGGGGATGGTTCTCAATACGAGACTATTACTGCTCGCTTTGTCATTCACGCCACTTTAAGATTCGCACTCGATCATGAAATGACTTTACATTGACAACCATTTCTATCggataatatattttacgtGTTAAAAAAAAGGGATGATATATAACAAGCgtttcaaaacttcaaaaatattttatttgcgCCCGAacaaccaaaatacccttattgagtttaaaaaattccttcaaatattcTCATTTCTCCTAAGGTTTGTTAATAAGATTGGATTCTAGAAgggtattttagtaattttgaaataaatttcaaaattttaaatagtaagataaataagcaaaatcccctttaaaatatagttatatcGA encodes:
- the LOC109716871 gene encoding histidinol-phosphate aminotransferase, chloroplastic-like, translated to MGLIRILNPSPLIAGARRGGLERRRRRNPSPNPSRGLFMASALPVEEQEAQSRRVTGDSFIRLHLRKLKPYQPILPFEVLSTRLGREPEDIIKLDANENPYGPPPEVAVALGNLKFPYVYPDPESRRLRAALAEDSGLESEYILAGCGADELIDLIMRCVLDPGDKIVDCPPTFTMYEFDAAVNGALVIKVPRLPDFSLNIPQIVEVVEQEKPKCIFLTSPNNPDGSIINDEDLLKILDLPILVILDEAYIEFSAIKSRMDWVKKHDNLIVLRTFSKRAGLAGLRVGYGAFPLSIIEYLWRAKQPYNVSVAAEVSACAALKNSAYLERVKNSLVEERERLYNLLKDVPFLKPYPSHSNFILCEVTSGKDAKKIKEDLAQMGVMIRHYNNKELRGYVRVSVGKPEHTDALMKCLNLLQ
- the LOC109716076 gene encoding uncharacterized protein LOC109716076, with protein sequence MAALAPGILHKLLCAMKSGNPKPIGEHRTALLQVTDIVPADLDEKDLWPKHGFYVKVSDSSHSIYVSLPVDQDDLVLSNKMQLGQFINVDRLEPGSPVPVIVGAKPLPGRHPLVGTPEPIVRARPGVQRRGSWGPDPNSNSNSHTIASSPMAAKVKPTSLDFDERTPVKDRLRCSQFSPVVSTKSVKEPNSASVRKSCVLSKFSRSKSMLERDPKIPKSPFPIEKSSICSITSIPKLRSGVRVEDSSSSSDEQGSCSFTSNPLHSLSISANSKQSSAERMPLPRKLDTLGKEAMQQREAAQKVALQALRDASATETVVRALKMFSELSKAARADSPAACFDQFLAFHQEIVQAATDMEAIQAATSIAATIEADKSDEIDDSSVLQEIVQNGRTASKRRAVSALSKSVAFAAETTDAKAEAGGKKKASADARCDDKKLQASTLVGSIRLAKQIRNEAGNWFMEFLEAALDCGVRKPKASSDGRKSSGFCPQSLILRVINWLEMEQCDESKRRAHPRAAQIARKLRIKAKNP